A single window of Larimichthys crocea isolate SSNF chromosome XII, L_crocea_2.0, whole genome shotgun sequence DNA harbors:
- the vac14 gene encoding protein VAC14 homolog, translated as MNTEKDFSPLTPNIVRALNDKLYEKRKVAALEIEKLVREFVAQNNSTQIRHVIQILASEFALSQHPHSRKGGLIGLAACSIALGKDSGLYLKELIEPVLTCFNDSDSRLRYYACEALYNIVKVARGAVLPHFNLLFDGLSKLAADPDPNVKSGSELLDRLLKDIVTESNKFDLVAFVPLLRERIYSNNQYARQFIISWIHVLESVPDINLLDYLPEILDGLFQILGDNSKEIRRTCEVVLGEFLKEIKKTPSSVKFAEMANILVIHCQVADETKLTNDLIQLTAMTWMREFIQLAGRVMLPYSSGILTAVLPCLSYDDRKKNTKEAASACNHSLMKLVTPEDDEDEDEDKSGSTGSLSREDGQPKTETDSNDMLNASQESVGFSNISFFTPASADRPQVTLDLDGIVQVLDRHLRDSSTGMMTRIAVLKWLYHLYIKTPRKMFRHTDSLFPMLLKTLSDESDEVILKDLEVLAEIASSPAGQTDQVGSCDSTDNKLELKVPESTKPGQQPSTGSKAADSSPSTPSMNSYFYKFMINLLKRFSLERKLLENRGAFIIRQLCLLLHAENIFHSMADILLKEEDLKFASTMVQTLNTILLTSAELFQLRNQLKDLRTQESCALFCCLYRSWCHNPVATVSLCFLTQNYKHAYDLIQKFGDLEVTVDFLMEVDKLVQLIESPIFTYLRLQLLDVENNPYLIKALYGLLMLLPQSQAFQLLSHRLQCVPNPELMRTVDESKYMDSKQQVVSKRASHTQMDYNELLQHFDLVQSKHLEVRHQRSGRASDHPDRKLM; from the coding sequence ATGAACACGGAGAAGGACTTTTCGCCCCTGACGCCCAACATCGTCCGGGCTTTGAATGACAAACTGTACGAGAAGAGGAAAGTCGCAGCTCTAGAAATTGAGAAACTGGTCCGGGAGTTTGTGGCTCAGAACAACTCCACTCAGATCAGACATGTCATCCAGATCCTGGCTTCGGAGTTTGCGCTTTCCCAGCACCCCCACAGCCGCAAAGGGGGTCTCATTGGACTGGCAGCTTGCTCCATCGCCCTCGGCAAGGACTCTGGTCTGTATCTGAAGGAGCTTATTGAGCCAGTGCTCACGTGTTTTAATGACTCAGACAGTCGTTTGCGCTACTATGCATGTGAGGCCCTCTATAATATCGTTAAAGTGGCCAGGGGAGCAGTGCTGCCCCACTTCAACCTGCTCTTTGATGGTCTCAGCAAGCTTGCAGCAGATCCAGACCCTAATGTGAAAAGTGGATCTGAACTCCTGGACAGACTGCTGAAAGACATTGTGACAGAAAGTAACAAGTTTGACTTGGTGGCGTTTGTCCCCCTGCTGAGAGAGAGGATCTACTCCAATAATCAATATGCTCGGCAGTTCATAATTTCCTGGATCCATGTTCTGGAGTCTGTGCCAGACATCAACCTGTTAGACTACCTCCCTGAGATCCTGGATGGGCTCTTCCAGATCCTGGGAGACAACAGCAAGGAGATCCGTAGGACGTGTGAAGTCGTGCTGGGAGAGTTTCTGAAGGAGATAAAGAAAACCCCCTCCAGTGTGAAATTTGCTGAGATGGCCAACATCCTTGTCATCCACTGCCAGGTAGCAGATGAAACAAAGCTCACAAACGATTTGATCCAGCTGACAGCTATGACCTGGATGAGAGAGTTTATCCAGCTTGCAGGCAGAGTGATGCTCCCCTACTCCTCTGGCATCCTAACTGCTGTGCTGCCTTGCCTTTCTTATGATGACAGAAAGAAGAATACCAAAGAAGCAGCCAGTGCCTGTAATCACAGTCTGATGAAGCTGGTAACTcctgaggatgatgaggatgaggatgaagataAAAGTGGAAGTACAGGGTCGCTGTCTAGAGAAGATGGCCAGCctaagacagagacagacagcaatGATATGCTGAATGCATCACAAGAATCTGTTGGTTTCAGTAACATCAGCTTCTTCACTCCAGCGAGTGCCGACAGGCCTCAGGTAACCCTGGATCTGGATGGTATTGTTCAGGTATTGGACCGGCACCTCCGCGACTCCTCCACGGGCATGATGACCCGCATAGCTGTGCTCAAATGGCTCTACCACCTCTACATCAAGACACCACGTAAAATGTTCCGCCACACAGACAGCCTGTTTCCCATGCTGCTGAAAACACTGTCTGATGAGTCTGATGAGGTTATCCTAAAAGATCTGGAGGTGTTAGCTGAGATAGCATCATCTCCTGCCGGCCAAACCGACCAGGTTGGCTCCTGCGACAGCACTGACAACAAACTGGAGCTTAAGGTCCCAGAGAGCACCAAGCCAGGACAGCAACCTAGCACAGGCTCCAAAGCAGCAGACTCATCTCCTTCGACTCCCAGTATGAACTCCTATTTTTACAAGTTCATGATCAACCTGCTGAAACGCTTCAGCCTGGAGAGGAAGCTCCTGGAGAACAGAGGAGCTTTCATCATCCGGCAGCTCTGTCTGTTGCTTCATGCAGAGAACATCTTCCACTCTATGGCTGACATCTTGCTGAAGGAGGAGGATCTCAAATTTGCCTCCACCATGGTTCAGACACTTAACACCATCCTGCTCACCTCGGCTGAGCTCTTCCAGTTACGCAACCAGCTGAAAGACCTACGCACTCAGGAGAGCTGtgctttgttttgctgtctgtATCGTTCTTGGTGCCACAACCCTGTGGCCACTGTGTCACTCTGTTTCCTCACACAGAACTACAAACATGCCTATGATCTCATCCAGAAGTTTGGAGATCTGGAGGTGACAGTAGACTTCCTGATGGAGGTCGACAAGCTGGTACAGCTCATCGAAAGCCCAATTTTCACCTACCTTCGCCTGCAGCTTCTAGATGTGGAGAACAACCCTTACCTGATAAAAGCACTGTATGGCCTGCTGATGCTCCTGCCACAGAGTCAGGCTTTCCAACTGCTCTCCCACCGCTTGCAGTGTGTCCCCAACCCAGAGCTCATGAGGACTGTGGATGAATCCAAGTATATGGACTCTAAACAGCAAGTGGTTTCCAAACGTGCCTCCCACACTCAGATGGATTATAATGAGCTGCTTCAGCATTTCGATCTTGTTCAGAGCAAACACCTGGAGGTCCGACACCAACGCTCTGGACGTGCCTCTGATCACCCCGACAGAAAGCTGATGTGA
- the LOC104918625 gene encoding zinc finger protein 2 isoform X1, with protein MTSRLPFHSQLSSIMETMARSVLSQVCKLVDEDSTELRLELSRLMAANSALTEKVNTLQCELTVAPKLCKSYHSVGVQAACDRDGDAHDLSSVSGSPTIEGIFGKDWCMNLWKDRDPYCMESVPDSPLSSEKVLSNHQSKLKIHLQQITTAFEKLYPEKSVVTLSDQITVTEIKDEDYVEDAAGSGHRETLNTEEHDKSMAEEAEQLSVDFSADGSACSLSCDQDREEAVSAGSIEEPPMQLISINDTEEAFSTHIIPIEEDDDDEEDDDVQFVEESQQEPTMNAAGGPSHNKQQTLISNNSENSSALDKDSHDDCNTRNVPTTRHPNRDKFTCRICSRTFFHKGTLTHHMKSHKSNFCNICKQHFPHRNKLNSHTCVPPVPAQRVSKSCELCGKTFANPSALRIHYVVHTGEKPYRCSLCGKGFTQKGNLKCHLRIHTGERPFSCVRCGKTFTQKVNLNHHLMAHRNQEFVREKPRATRHLKNLMDKKCQ; from the exons ATGACGAGCCGCCTCCCTTTCCACTCACAGCTCTCCTCCATCATGGAGACGATGGCCAGGTCTGTCCTGAGTCAGGTCTGCAAACTGGTGGATGAAGACTCGACCGAGCTCCGGCTGGAGCTGTCTCGGCTCATGGCTGCTAATTCAGCCCTGACTGAGAAAGTAAACACTCTGCAGTGCGAGCTGACAGTTGCCCCCAAGTTGTGTAAAAGTTATCACAGTGTAGGTGTACAAGCTGCCTGCGACAGGGACGGGGATGCTCATG ACCTTTCTTCAGTGTCTGGTTCTCCCACCATAGAGGGGATCTTTGGAAAAGATTGGTGTATGAATCTGTGGAAAGACAGAGACCCATACTGCATGGAGAGTGTCCCAGACTCACCACTCTCATCTGAGAAA GTTTTGTCCAACCACCAGTCTAAActcaaaatacatttgcagCAAATCACCACCGCATTTGAGAAGCTGTATCCAGAGAag TCTGTAGTGACGCTGTCTGACCAAATTACTGTGACCGAGATCAAAGATGAGGATTACGTGGAGGATGCCGCGGGCAGCGGCCACCGGGAAACACTTAATACAGAAG AACACGATAAAAGCATGGCTGAGGAAGCAGAGCAGCTGTCTGTCGATTTCTCAGCTGATGGCAGTGCTTGCAGCTTGTCATGTGATCAGGACAGAGAAGAAGCTGTGTCTGCAGGTAGTATTGAAGAACCACCCATGCAGCTGATATCCATCAATGACACAGAGGAGGCCTTCAGCACTCATATTATTCCAATcgaagaggatgatgatgatgaggaggatgacgATGTACAGTTTGTTGAAGAAAGTCAGCAGGAGCCAACAATGAATGCTGCAGGTGGGCCCAGCCACAACAAGCAGCAAACATTAATTTCTAACAACTCTGAAAACAGCTCTGCTCTGGATAAAGATTCACATGATGACTGTAATACACGTAATGTTCCAACCACCAGGCATCCAAACAGAGACAAATTTACTTGTCGAATATGTAGCAGAACATTCTTCCACAAGGGCACTCTAACACACCACATGAAGTCGCACAAGTCAAACTTTTGCAATATTTGCAAGCAGCATTTCCCTCACAGGAACAAGTTAAACTCGCACACCTGTGTGCCTCCGGTTCCCGCTCAGAGAGTCAGTAAGTCGTGTGAGCTGTGCGGGAAGACCTTTGCAAACCCATCGGCTCTGAGGATTCACTACGTtgtccacacaggagagaaaccctACAGATGCAGCTTGTGTGGGAAAGGGTTCACCCAGAAAGGCAATCTGAAATGTCACCTACGCATCCATACTGGAGAGAGACCCTTCTCCTGTGTTAGATGTGGGAAGACATTCACGCAAAAGGTCAACCTCAATCATCATTTAATGGCACACAGAAATCAAGAGTTTGTGAGAGAAAAGCCTAGAGCTACGAGGCATCTTAAAAACTTAATGGATAAAAAATGTCAGTGA
- the LOC104918625 gene encoding uncharacterized protein LOC104918625 isoform X3, which yields MTSRLPFHSQLSSIMETMARSVLSQVCKLVDEDSTELRLELSRLMAANSALTEKVNTLQCELTVAPKLCKSYHSVGVQAACDRDGDAHDLSSVSGSPTIEGIFGKDWCMNLWKDRDPYCMESVPDSPLSSEKVLSNHQSKLKIHLQQITTAFEKLYPEKSVVTLSDQITVTEIKDEDYVEDAAGSGHRETLNTEEHDKSMAEEAEQLSVDFSADGSACSLSCDQDREEAVSAGSIEEPPMQLISINDTEEAFSTHIIPIEEDDDDEEDDDVQFVEESQQEPTMNAAGTS from the exons ATGACGAGCCGCCTCCCTTTCCACTCACAGCTCTCCTCCATCATGGAGACGATGGCCAGGTCTGTCCTGAGTCAGGTCTGCAAACTGGTGGATGAAGACTCGACCGAGCTCCGGCTGGAGCTGTCTCGGCTCATGGCTGCTAATTCAGCCCTGACTGAGAAAGTAAACACTCTGCAGTGCGAGCTGACAGTTGCCCCCAAGTTGTGTAAAAGTTATCACAGTGTAGGTGTACAAGCTGCCTGCGACAGGGACGGGGATGCTCATG ACCTTTCTTCAGTGTCTGGTTCTCCCACCATAGAGGGGATCTTTGGAAAAGATTGGTGTATGAATCTGTGGAAAGACAGAGACCCATACTGCATGGAGAGTGTCCCAGACTCACCACTCTCATCTGAGAAA GTTTTGTCCAACCACCAGTCTAAActcaaaatacatttgcagCAAATCACCACCGCATTTGAGAAGCTGTATCCAGAGAag TCTGTAGTGACGCTGTCTGACCAAATTACTGTGACCGAGATCAAAGATGAGGATTACGTGGAGGATGCCGCGGGCAGCGGCCACCGGGAAACACTTAATACAGAAG AACACGATAAAAGCATGGCTGAGGAAGCAGAGCAGCTGTCTGTCGATTTCTCAGCTGATGGCAGTGCTTGCAGCTTGTCATGTGATCAGGACAGAGAAGAAGCTGTGTCTGCAGGTAGTATTGAAGAACCACCCATGCAGCTGATATCCATCAATGACACAGAGGAGGCCTTCAGCACTCATATTATTCCAATcgaagaggatgatgatgatgaggaggatgacgATGTACAGTTTGTTGAAGAAAGTCAGCAGGAGCCAACAATGAATGCTGCAG GAACAAGTTAA
- the LOC104918625 gene encoding zinc finger protein 2 isoform X2, with translation MTSRLPFHSQLSSIMETMARSVLSQVCKLVDEDSTELRLELSRLMAANSALTEKVNTLQCELTVAPKLCKSYHSVGVQAACDRDGDAHDLSSVSGSPTIEGIFGKDWCMNLWKDRDPYCMESVPDSPLSSEKSVVTLSDQITVTEIKDEDYVEDAAGSGHRETLNTEEHDKSMAEEAEQLSVDFSADGSACSLSCDQDREEAVSAGSIEEPPMQLISINDTEEAFSTHIIPIEEDDDDEEDDDVQFVEESQQEPTMNAAGGPSHNKQQTLISNNSENSSALDKDSHDDCNTRNVPTTRHPNRDKFTCRICSRTFFHKGTLTHHMKSHKSNFCNICKQHFPHRNKLNSHTCVPPVPAQRVSKSCELCGKTFANPSALRIHYVVHTGEKPYRCSLCGKGFTQKGNLKCHLRIHTGERPFSCVRCGKTFTQKVNLNHHLMAHRNQEFVREKPRATRHLKNLMDKKCQ, from the exons ATGACGAGCCGCCTCCCTTTCCACTCACAGCTCTCCTCCATCATGGAGACGATGGCCAGGTCTGTCCTGAGTCAGGTCTGCAAACTGGTGGATGAAGACTCGACCGAGCTCCGGCTGGAGCTGTCTCGGCTCATGGCTGCTAATTCAGCCCTGACTGAGAAAGTAAACACTCTGCAGTGCGAGCTGACAGTTGCCCCCAAGTTGTGTAAAAGTTATCACAGTGTAGGTGTACAAGCTGCCTGCGACAGGGACGGGGATGCTCATG ACCTTTCTTCAGTGTCTGGTTCTCCCACCATAGAGGGGATCTTTGGAAAAGATTGGTGTATGAATCTGTGGAAAGACAGAGACCCATACTGCATGGAGAGTGTCCCAGACTCACCACTCTCATCTGAGAAA TCTGTAGTGACGCTGTCTGACCAAATTACTGTGACCGAGATCAAAGATGAGGATTACGTGGAGGATGCCGCGGGCAGCGGCCACCGGGAAACACTTAATACAGAAG AACACGATAAAAGCATGGCTGAGGAAGCAGAGCAGCTGTCTGTCGATTTCTCAGCTGATGGCAGTGCTTGCAGCTTGTCATGTGATCAGGACAGAGAAGAAGCTGTGTCTGCAGGTAGTATTGAAGAACCACCCATGCAGCTGATATCCATCAATGACACAGAGGAGGCCTTCAGCACTCATATTATTCCAATcgaagaggatgatgatgatgaggaggatgacgATGTACAGTTTGTTGAAGAAAGTCAGCAGGAGCCAACAATGAATGCTGCAGGTGGGCCCAGCCACAACAAGCAGCAAACATTAATTTCTAACAACTCTGAAAACAGCTCTGCTCTGGATAAAGATTCACATGATGACTGTAATACACGTAATGTTCCAACCACCAGGCATCCAAACAGAGACAAATTTACTTGTCGAATATGTAGCAGAACATTCTTCCACAAGGGCACTCTAACACACCACATGAAGTCGCACAAGTCAAACTTTTGCAATATTTGCAAGCAGCATTTCCCTCACAGGAACAAGTTAAACTCGCACACCTGTGTGCCTCCGGTTCCCGCTCAGAGAGTCAGTAAGTCGTGTGAGCTGTGCGGGAAGACCTTTGCAAACCCATCGGCTCTGAGGATTCACTACGTtgtccacacaggagagaaaccctACAGATGCAGCTTGTGTGGGAAAGGGTTCACCCAGAAAGGCAATCTGAAATGTCACCTACGCATCCATACTGGAGAGAGACCCTTCTCCTGTGTTAGATGTGGGAAGACATTCACGCAAAAGGTCAACCTCAATCATCATTTAATGGCACACAGAAATCAAGAGTTTGTGAGAGAAAAGCCTAGAGCTACGAGGCATCTTAAAAACTTAATGGATAAAAAATGTCAGTGA